One Sediminibacillus dalangtanensis genomic region harbors:
- a CDS encoding Cof-type HAD-IIB family hydrolase: protein MADKIVFLDIDGTIVDHEKKIPTETKQAVKSLKEQGVYVAIATGRAPFMIKDICRELDINSYVCFNGQYVVLEGKTVYEHPLTVEQLTALSKKAEQSGHAMVFMNHEGMRASIKEDPFIADSLSSLKFAYPEVDPDYFYKKQIYQALLFCKDQEEKMYQDNDDYFTLIRWHDYSCDVLPGGGSKAVGVEKLIEASGLNSADAYAFGDGLNDIEMIKHVGTGVAMGNAVPELKAVANHIIGNVDEAGLAKGMVQIGLL, encoded by the coding sequence ACCAACTGAAACCAAACAAGCAGTAAAGTCGCTAAAAGAACAAGGGGTTTATGTTGCCATTGCGACAGGAAGAGCTCCTTTTATGATTAAAGATATTTGTAGAGAATTGGATATAAATTCCTACGTCTGCTTTAACGGCCAATATGTCGTTCTCGAAGGCAAAACTGTTTATGAGCACCCGTTGACGGTTGAGCAGTTGACCGCTCTCTCTAAAAAAGCAGAACAGTCTGGTCATGCCATGGTGTTTATGAACCATGAAGGGATGCGGGCTTCCATTAAGGAGGACCCATTTATTGCGGATAGTTTGTCCAGCTTGAAGTTTGCTTACCCGGAAGTCGATCCTGACTACTTTTATAAAAAGCAAATATATCAGGCATTGTTGTTTTGTAAAGATCAAGAAGAAAAAATGTATCAGGATAACGATGATTATTTTACGCTCATCCGGTGGCATGACTACTCCTGTGATGTTTTACCTGGAGGAGGATCAAAGGCTGTAGGAGTAGAAAAACTGATCGAGGCGAGCGGACTTAATAGTGCTGATGCATATGCATTTGGCGACGGTCTCAATGATATTGAAATGATCAAACATGTTGGAACAGGGGTTGCCATGGGGAATGCAGTACCAGAACTGAAAGCGGTGGCAAACCATATTATCGGGAATGTAGATGAGGCAGGTCTCGCTAAAGGAATGGTGCAAATCGGCCTATTATGA
- the def gene encoding peptide deformylase has protein sequence MITMDDIVREGNPILTKTAEEVSLPATEEETETLKEMLQFLKNSQDEKIAEQYNLRAGVGLAAPQIGIPKRMIAVHLEDFDGKQYSYGLFNPRIVSHSVEKAYLSTGEGCLSVDREVPGYVPRYARITVKATDLEGNPVKLRLKGYAAIVFQHEIDHLNGIMFYDYINPVNPFEVPENSKPIE, from the coding sequence ATGATAACAATGGATGATATTGTCCGGGAAGGCAATCCGATTTTAACAAAAACAGCCGAAGAGGTTTCTCTGCCTGCAACAGAAGAGGAAACAGAAACACTTAAGGAAATGTTGCAATTCCTAAAAAATAGCCAGGATGAAAAAATTGCCGAACAATATAATTTACGCGCAGGGGTGGGACTCGCTGCTCCGCAAATAGGAATACCAAAGCGGATGATCGCCGTCCATTTAGAGGATTTCGATGGCAAACAATACAGTTATGGCTTGTTCAATCCGCGAATTGTCAGTCATTCTGTTGAGAAAGCGTACCTTTCCACAGGAGAAGGATGTTTGTCCGTTGATCGGGAAGTCCCGGGTTATGTCCCTCGATATGCACGGATTACTGTAAAGGCAACTGATTTGGAAGGAAATCCAGTTAAACTTCGGCTAAAGGGATATGCCGCCATTGTTTTCCAACATGAAATCGATCATTTAAACGGCATTATGTTTTATGATTATATTAATCCAGTTAACCCGTTCGAAGTTCCAGAAAATTCCAAACCAATAGAATAA
- a CDS encoding YkyA family protein: MPRNRIIILLGILLMLLAACNSQSTEEKMYEHLEEAVSQEDVFAEQQQPLVELEQQEKELYNEIISLGMEEFDQVKELSEEALGLIDKREERLKAEKESIESAKSEFDKIDSLVDELEDDQVQSTANEMISVMDEREQAYQALNEAYHSALEQDRKLYQMLQQEDLQEEDLRAQIDVINENYDKVIAANETFNDKTEAYNQLKQDFYEQAELNVEYENQSESESNKQSESDEDAQEDEQDQENTKDE, from the coding sequence TTGCCAAGGAACCGTATTATAATCCTTTTAGGGATACTTTTAATGTTGCTGGCTGCCTGTAATAGTCAGTCCACGGAAGAAAAAATGTACGAGCATTTAGAGGAGGCAGTTTCACAGGAAGATGTTTTTGCGGAACAACAGCAACCTTTAGTGGAACTCGAGCAGCAGGAAAAAGAGTTATATAATGAAATTATCTCCTTGGGGATGGAAGAATTTGATCAAGTGAAAGAATTGTCGGAGGAAGCTTTAGGTCTGATAGACAAACGGGAAGAACGACTTAAGGCGGAAAAGGAGAGCATTGAATCGGCAAAGTCAGAATTCGATAAAATTGATTCATTGGTTGATGAATTGGAAGATGACCAGGTTCAATCTACTGCCAACGAGATGATCAGTGTTATGGATGAAAGGGAGCAGGCATATCAAGCATTGAACGAGGCCTACCACTCAGCCTTGGAACAGGATCGGAAGTTGTATCAAATGTTGCAGCAGGAAGACTTGCAAGAGGAAGATCTAAGGGCCCAAATCGATGTTATCAATGAAAATTATGACAAGGTAATTGCTGCCAATGAAACATTTAATGACAAAACAGAAGCCTATAATCAATTGAAGCAAGATTTTTATGAACAGGCCGAATTGAATGTCGAATATGAGAATCAATCGGAAAGTGAATCTAACAAACAAAGCGAATCGGACGAAGATGCTCAAGAAGACGAGCAAGATCAAGAGAACACGAAGGATGAATAA
- the pdhA gene encoding pyruvate dehydrogenase (acetyl-transferring) E1 component subunit alpha, whose translation MKRTLENIENQFETFRILNEDGEIINEDAMPDLSDDELKELMHRMVYTRILDQRSIALNRQGRLGFYAPTAGQEASQLGTHYALEKEDFILPAYRDVPQLIWHGLPLYQAFLFSRGHFHGNQMPEGVNALSPQIIIGAQYTQAAGVALGMKRRGKKSVAITYTGDGGTSQGDFYEGINFAGAYQAPAIFVVQNNQFAISVPVEQQTAATTLAQKAVAAGIEGIQVDGMDVLAVFAATKEARERAINGEGPTLIETLTYRYGPHTMAGDDPTRYRTENMDNEWEKRDPLVRFRSFLEKKGLWSEEEENKVIEQAKEEIKAAIKKADEQPKQKVTDLIKNMYEELPSHLEEQLEEYTEKESK comes from the coding sequence TTGAAACGTACTCTTGAAAACATCGAAAACCAATTTGAAACGTTTCGAATTCTGAATGAAGACGGCGAGATCATCAATGAAGATGCTATGCCTGATCTTTCGGATGATGAATTGAAAGAACTTATGCACAGAATGGTGTATACCCGTATCCTGGATCAACGCTCCATTGCGCTGAATAGACAAGGGCGACTGGGATTCTATGCTCCGACTGCCGGTCAGGAAGCTTCTCAATTGGGAACACATTATGCATTGGAGAAAGAAGACTTTATTCTTCCGGCTTACCGTGATGTGCCTCAATTGATCTGGCACGGCCTGCCGTTGTATCAAGCATTCTTGTTCTCCCGTGGACATTTCCATGGCAACCAGATGCCTGAAGGTGTAAATGCACTAAGTCCACAAATCATCATCGGTGCTCAATATACCCAAGCTGCCGGTGTAGCACTTGGTATGAAGCGCCGCGGTAAAAAATCAGTTGCAATTACTTATACTGGTGACGGCGGTACTTCCCAAGGTGACTTCTACGAAGGAATCAACTTTGCGGGTGCTTATCAAGCTCCAGCAATTTTCGTGGTGCAAAACAACCAATTTGCAATCTCTGTACCTGTTGAGCAGCAAACTGCAGCTACAACATTGGCGCAAAAAGCGGTTGCTGCAGGAATTGAGGGCATCCAGGTAGACGGTATGGATGTATTGGCTGTATTTGCAGCAACGAAAGAAGCGCGTGAACGTGCCATTAACGGAGAAGGTCCTACCTTGATTGAAACATTGACTTATCGTTACGGACCGCACACAATGGCTGGCGACGACCCGACTCGTTACCGTACAGAAAACATGGATAATGAGTGGGAAAAACGCGATCCGCTTGTACGTTTCCGCAGCTTCCTCGAGAAGAAAGGCCTATGGTCGGAAGAGGAAGAAAACAAAGTAATTGAACAGGCAAAAGAAGAAATTAAAGCGGCAATCAAAAAAGCCGACGAACAGCCAAAACAAAAGGTAACAGACCTCATCAAGAATATGTATGAAGAACTTCCTTCCCATTTGGAAGAACAGTTGGAAGAATACACAGAAAAGGAGTCGAAGTAA
- a CDS encoding alpha-ketoacid dehydrogenase subunit beta, with product MAQMTMIQAITDALRTELKNDENVLVYGEDVGKNGGVFRATEGLQDEFGEDRVFDTPLAESGIGGISIGLALQGFRPVPEIQFFGFVYEAMDAINGQMARMRYRSGGTKAQPVTIRSPFGGGVHTPELHADSLEGLIAQQPGMKVVIPSSPYDAKGLLISSIRDNDPVVFLEHMKLYRSFREEVPEEEYTIDLGKAEVKREGTDVTLVAYGAMVHSSLKAAEELEKNGVSAEVIDLRTVMPIDMDTILESVKKTNRVVVVQEAQRQAGVAAHIIAEIQERAILHLEAPVLRVTAPDTVYAFSQAEEVWLPNYNDIIERVNQVVNF from the coding sequence ATGGCTCAAATGACAATGATCCAAGCAATTACAGATGCCTTGCGCACTGAATTGAAAAATGATGAAAATGTGCTGGTTTACGGAGAAGACGTCGGTAAAAACGGCGGTGTTTTCCGTGCCACTGAAGGGCTGCAAGATGAATTCGGAGAAGACCGCGTATTTGACACCCCGCTTGCTGAATCAGGCATCGGCGGTATTTCCATCGGTCTGGCTTTGCAAGGATTCCGTCCAGTACCTGAAATTCAATTCTTTGGCTTCGTTTATGAAGCGATGGATGCCATCAACGGTCAAATGGCCCGTATGCGTTATCGTTCAGGCGGTACAAAGGCGCAGCCTGTTACAATCCGTTCACCATTCGGCGGTGGGGTTCACACTCCAGAATTGCACGCCGATTCTTTGGAGGGATTGATTGCGCAACAGCCTGGTATGAAAGTTGTCATTCCTTCTTCTCCTTATGATGCAAAAGGTTTGTTGATTTCATCCATCCGCGACAACGATCCGGTCGTTTTTCTTGAGCACATGAAGCTTTACCGTTCTTTCCGTGAGGAAGTGCCGGAAGAAGAATACACGATTGATCTTGGAAAAGCCGAAGTGAAACGTGAAGGAACGGATGTAACGCTTGTAGCTTATGGTGCAATGGTCCATTCTTCTTTGAAAGCTGCTGAAGAGCTGGAAAAGAATGGCGTAAGCGCGGAAGTAATCGACTTAAGAACCGTAATGCCAATCGATATGGATACAATCTTGGAATCTGTGAAGAAAACAAATCGGGTAGTAGTGGTACAGGAAGCACAACGCCAAGCTGGTGTGGCAGCGCACATCATTGCTGAAATTCAAGAACGTGCGATTCTTCATCTGGAAGCTCCTGTATTGCGAGTTACTGCTCCTGATACAGTATATGCGTTCTCTCAAGCAGAAGAAGTTTGGCTTCCAAACTATAACGACATAATTGAAAGAGTCAACCAAGTAGTTAATTTCTAA
- a CDS encoding dihydrolipoamide acetyltransferase family protein, translating into MAFEFKLPDIGEGIHEGEIVKWFVKEGDQVNEDDVLCEVQNDKAVVEIPSPVEGTVKDVKVEEGTVAVVGDVIITLDAEGYESEDSGEEEAPAKEEEPSESEEKPAADQEQPAASEEDSAEDSDRRVIAMPSVRKYARDNNVKIAKVQGTGKNGRVTKEDVDSYLNGGQQPAADQAEQQQPAEDQSAAPATAQTVPEGEFPETREKMSGIRKSIAKAMVNSKTKAPHVTLHDEVDVTELVAHRKKFKAVAAEQEIKLTYLPYVVKALVSSLRKYPILNASIDENTDEIVQKHYYNIGIAADTDKGLLVPVVKNADAKSIFAISQEINELAGKARDGKLSPNEMKGASSTISNIGSAGGQWFTPVLNYPEAAILGIGRIAEKPVVRDGEIVVAPVLSLSLSFDHRIVDGATAQMALNQIKRLLNDPQLIMMEA; encoded by the coding sequence ATGGCTTTTGAATTCAAGCTTCCGGATATCGGTGAAGGTATCCATGAAGGTGAAATAGTAAAATGGTTCGTAAAAGAAGGCGACCAGGTCAATGAAGATGACGTGCTTTGCGAAGTACAAAACGACAAGGCTGTTGTTGAAATTCCATCTCCTGTAGAGGGGACAGTCAAAGATGTGAAAGTGGAAGAAGGAACGGTTGCCGTTGTAGGTGACGTCATTATCACGCTTGACGCAGAAGGTTATGAATCAGAAGACAGTGGAGAGGAAGAAGCTCCTGCAAAAGAAGAAGAACCTTCTGAGTCAGAAGAAAAACCTGCTGCTGATCAAGAGCAGCCTGCTGCAAGTGAAGAGGACAGCGCTGAAGATTCTGACAGACGTGTCATTGCTATGCCTTCTGTACGTAAATATGCCCGCGACAACAACGTGAAAATCGCGAAGGTACAGGGTACAGGTAAAAATGGCCGAGTTACCAAAGAAGATGTAGACAGTTACTTGAACGGAGGACAGCAGCCTGCCGCTGATCAAGCAGAACAACAACAGCCGGCTGAGGACCAATCTGCTGCTCCTGCTACTGCTCAAACAGTTCCGGAAGGCGAATTCCCTGAAACTCGCGAGAAAATGAGCGGCATCCGCAAATCTATCGCTAAAGCGATGGTTAATTCGAAAACAAAAGCTCCTCACGTAACACTTCATGATGAAGTGGACGTAACTGAGCTAGTAGCACACAGAAAGAAATTCAAAGCAGTTGCTGCTGAACAAGAAATCAAGCTGACCTATCTACCTTATGTCGTAAAAGCTTTGGTTTCATCCCTGAGAAAATATCCGATTTTAAATGCATCCATTGATGAAAATACCGATGAAATCGTTCAAAAACATTACTATAATATCGGTATTGCTGCTGATACGGATAAAGGATTGCTAGTACCAGTTGTGAAAAATGCTGATGCTAAATCCATCTTTGCGATTTCTCAAGAAATCAATGAATTGGCAGGCAAAGCAAGAGATGGTAAACTAAGCCCGAATGAAATGAAAGGTGCTTCAAGCACTATTTCCAATATCGGTTCTGCAGGCGGACAGTGGTTCACACCTGTGCTTAACTACCCAGAAGCAGCCATCCTAGGAATTGGACGTATCGCTGAAAAACCTGTTGTACGCGACGGTGAAATTGTGGTAGCTCCAGTATTGAGCCTATCCCTAAGCTTTGATCACCGTATCGTAGACGGCGCTACAGCCCAAATGGCACTAAATCAAATCAAGCGTCTGTTGAACGATCCACAATTAATTATGATGGAGGCGTAA
- the lpdA gene encoding dihydrolipoyl dehydrogenase, whose amino-acid sequence MVVGDFPIELDTLVVGAGPGGYVAAIRAAQTGQKVTIVDKGNLGGVCLNVGCIPSKALIQAGHRVEQAHGEDELGIKTENVSVDFSKVQEWKGTVVNKLTSGVEGLLKANKVDIVKGEVYFVDKNTVRVMDEKNSQTYTFNNCIIATGSSPIELPTFKFSDRVLDSTGALNLGEIPEKLVVIGGGYVGTELGTAYANFGTKVTILEGTKDILGGFEKQMTSLVKRRLKSKGVEIVTNAMAKGVEETDNGVKVTYEAKDNQEVIEADYVLVTVGRRPNTAEIGLEQVGIEMDDKGLIKIDKQCRTNVDNIFAIGDIVAGPPLAHKASYEGKVAAEVIGGEKSEIDYNGIPAVVFSEPELATVGYDEQSAKDDGYEVKASKFPFAANGRALSLNDSDGFLKLITRKDDGLVIGAQIAGPNASDMIAELGLAIEAGMTAEDLALTIHAHPTLGEITMEAAEVALGSPIHIAK is encoded by the coding sequence ATGGTAGTAGGAGATTTCCCGATCGAATTAGATACTTTAGTAGTTGGCGCCGGACCAGGCGGCTATGTAGCCGCCATCCGGGCTGCCCAAACCGGCCAGAAGGTCACCATTGTCGATAAAGGCAATCTGGGGGGCGTCTGCCTAAATGTCGGTTGTATTCCTTCCAAGGCTTTGATTCAAGCAGGTCACCGTGTCGAACAGGCACATGGCGAAGATGAGCTTGGAATTAAAACAGAAAATGTCAGTGTCGATTTCTCAAAAGTTCAAGAATGGAAAGGCACTGTGGTCAATAAACTGACCAGCGGAGTGGAAGGACTTTTAAAAGCGAACAAAGTGGACATTGTGAAAGGGGAAGTTTACTTTGTCGATAAAAATACAGTGAGAGTAATGGACGAGAAAAATTCTCAGACTTATACGTTTAATAACTGTATTATCGCGACGGGCTCAAGCCCGATTGAACTTCCGACTTTCAAATTCTCTGATCGTGTTCTGGATTCCACTGGAGCGCTTAACTTAGGTGAAATTCCTGAGAAATTGGTAGTGATCGGCGGAGGTTATGTCGGAACAGAGCTAGGAACTGCTTATGCCAACTTCGGTACGAAAGTGACGATTTTAGAAGGAACGAAAGATATCCTGGGCGGTTTCGAAAAGCAGATGACTTCTCTTGTGAAGCGTCGTCTGAAGTCTAAAGGCGTAGAAATTGTAACCAACGCAATGGCTAAGGGAGTAGAAGAAACGGATAATGGCGTTAAAGTAACTTATGAGGCAAAAGATAATCAAGAGGTTATCGAAGCTGATTACGTTCTTGTAACAGTCGGTCGACGTCCAAACACTGCTGAAATCGGGCTTGAGCAAGTAGGCATCGAGATGGACGATAAAGGATTGATCAAAATCGACAAGCAGTGCCGTACAAATGTAGATAATATTTTTGCGATTGGTGATATTGTTGCCGGTCCTCCACTTGCTCATAAAGCGTCCTATGAAGGAAAAGTAGCTGCCGAAGTTATCGGCGGAGAAAAGTCTGAGATTGATTATAATGGCATCCCTGCTGTTGTATTCTCCGAGCCGGAACTGGCTACAGTTGGATATGATGAGCAAAGTGCCAAGGATGATGGGTATGAAGTGAAAGCTTCTAAATTCCCATTTGCAGCGAACGGCCGTGCATTATCTCTTAATGATAGTGATGGATTTTTAAAACTTATCACGAGAAAAGATGATGGATTGGTCATTGGAGCACAAATTGCCGGTCCAAATGCCAGTGACATGATTGCTGAACTAGGATTGGCGATTGAAGCAGGAATGACTGCTGAAGATCTTGCACTTACTATTCATGCCCATCCAACACTTGGTGAAATTACCATGGAGGCAGCAGAAGTTGCCCTTGGCTCACCGATTCATATCGCTAAATAA
- a CDS encoding glycine betaine uptake BCCT transporter gives MNKITRVFYISLAVAIIFIIWGLISDDVLPNGNLENVTSAVQGFIVEKFGWFYLLSATGFLVFAIFLIFSKYGNIRLGKPEDRPEYNYLTWFAMLFSAGMGIGLVFWGAAEPLSHFHTPPDGNIVEGSPEAARTAMRYSFFHWGLHPWGIYAVIALALAYFKFRKGAPGLVSSILEPLFGEKIKGGWGTLVDFIVVFATIFGVATSLGLGAIQISGGLAFIFPGIDRTITVQLIIIAIVTVLYLLSAMTGINKGIKYLSNTNIVLAILLMVFLLFAGPTNFIMDLFTTSLGNYAANIVNMSFRLTPFDQDNTWIQGWTIFYWAWWIAWAPFVGTFIARVSKGRTIREFVLGVLLVPTIFGALWFSVFGGSAINLEFYGGQDIIHYVNDMGTEIALFAVLESYPLGLIMSILAVLLISTFFITSADSATFVLGMQTTGGGLNPQNRIKFVWGIIQSAAAAILLWQGGLKTLQTASIIAAFPFAIIMILVVFSLVKSFREEAATVDLRRPKKDNR, from the coding sequence ATGAATAAAATTACCAGAGTTTTTTATATTTCCCTTGCTGTAGCTATCATTTTTATCATCTGGGGCTTGATTTCGGATGATGTCTTGCCTAATGGCAATTTGGAGAACGTGACAAGTGCAGTCCAAGGGTTTATCGTTGAAAAATTCGGCTGGTTCTATTTATTATCAGCTACGGGATTCCTGGTTTTCGCGATATTCTTGATTTTTTCTAAATACGGCAATATCAGGCTTGGTAAACCAGAGGACCGTCCAGAGTATAACTACTTAACCTGGTTTGCTATGCTATTCAGTGCCGGAATGGGAATTGGTTTGGTGTTCTGGGGAGCTGCGGAACCACTGTCGCATTTTCATACTCCGCCAGATGGAAACATTGTCGAGGGGTCCCCAGAGGCAGCCCGGACAGCAATGCGTTACAGCTTCTTCCACTGGGGCCTGCATCCATGGGGGATCTACGCTGTCATCGCACTGGCACTAGCCTATTTTAAATTCAGAAAAGGTGCACCTGGTTTGGTCAGTTCCATTCTGGAGCCATTATTTGGTGAAAAAATAAAAGGCGGTTGGGGCACCCTTGTCGACTTTATCGTAGTGTTTGCGACTATCTTCGGTGTTGCTACCTCACTCGGACTCGGAGCTATTCAAATCAGCGGCGGTCTTGCTTTCATCTTTCCGGGTATAGACCGTACGATAACTGTACAACTAATCATAATTGCCATCGTAACTGTGCTCTATTTGTTGTCGGCAATGACCGGGATTAACAAAGGTATAAAATATTTAAGTAATACGAATATCGTATTGGCCATTCTACTTATGGTGTTTTTACTGTTTGCCGGGCCGACTAACTTCATCATGGATTTATTTACTACGTCACTTGGGAATTATGCTGCCAACATTGTCAATATGAGTTTCCGGCTTACCCCGTTCGATCAAGATAATACATGGATTCAGGGTTGGACGATTTTCTATTGGGCCTGGTGGATTGCGTGGGCTCCATTTGTCGGTACTTTTATTGCCAGAGTATCAAAAGGAAGAACAATCCGAGAATTCGTATTAGGTGTTCTTCTGGTGCCGACCATATTTGGCGCATTATGGTTCTCGGTTTTCGGCGGATCTGCCATCAACCTTGAATTTTACGGCGGTCAGGACATCATTCATTACGTAAATGACATGGGAACCGAAATTGCATTATTCGCAGTATTGGAGTCCTATCCTCTCGGTTTAATCATGTCGATTTTAGCTGTTTTGCTAATCAGTACTTTCTTTATCACATCAGCGGACTCCGCTACATTTGTGCTGGGTATGCAAACCACAGGCGGCGGATTGAATCCACAAAACAGGATAAAATTTGTTTGGGGCATTATCCAATCGGCTGCTGCAGCCATCCTATTATGGCAAGGTGGTCTGAAAACGTTGCAAACAGCTTCTATCATTGCCGCTTTTCCATTTGCTATCATTATGATTTTGGTCGTGTTTTCATTGGTCAAGTCCTTCCGTGAGGAAGCAGCAACAGTGGACTTACGCCGACCAAAGAAAGATAATAGATAA
- a CDS encoding polysaccharide deacetylase family protein, whose amino-acid sequence MKKLKILWIGIIGVLLLAGCSHLSTSAGPDKESQQSENEEDTQEQTDEDNVSEGQEEQKDTGENEVQETVQPESGSADSVIEPKYELTDTWSIKPIKDQAEENVVLLTIDDAPDKHALEMAKTLKELDAKAIFFVNGHFLEREEQKQVLKKIHDMGFLIGNHTYHHQALVDATKEEQKKEIVRLNDLIEDIIGERPKFFRAPNGQNTDYSKQVAKEEGMLLMNWSYGYDWNEEYMDEDALADIMVNTELLGNGANLLMHDREWTANALEEIVSGLREKGYEIVDPGLIRTADE is encoded by the coding sequence TTGAAGAAGCTCAAGATTTTATGGATTGGAATAATCGGTGTACTCTTACTTGCCGGCTGTAGCCACTTGTCTACTTCGGCAGGTCCTGACAAAGAGAGTCAGCAAAGTGAAAACGAAGAGGATACCCAGGAACAAACAGATGAGGATAACGTTTCTGAAGGACAAGAAGAACAGAAGGATACAGGTGAGAATGAAGTACAAGAAACAGTACAACCGGAAAGCGGATCGGCTGACAGCGTTATAGAGCCCAAATATGAATTGACAGATACTTGGTCTATCAAACCCATTAAAGATCAAGCGGAAGAGAATGTCGTGCTGTTGACAATTGACGATGCGCCGGACAAGCACGCTCTTGAAATGGCTAAAACATTGAAAGAATTAGATGCCAAAGCAATTTTTTTCGTCAACGGACACTTTCTAGAGAGGGAAGAACAAAAGCAAGTATTAAAGAAAATCCATGATATGGGCTTTTTAATTGGTAACCATACATACCATCATCAAGCTTTAGTCGATGCAACGAAAGAAGAGCAGAAAAAAGAAATTGTCCGTTTGAATGATTTGATTGAGGACATTATTGGAGAAAGGCCGAAATTTTTCAGGGCGCCTAATGGCCAAAATACCGATTATTCAAAGCAGGTTGCGAAAGAGGAAGGGATGCTTCTTATGAATTGGTCTTATGGCTACGATTGGAATGAGGAGTACATGGATGAAGATGCCCTTGCTGACATTATGGTGAATACAGAACTATTGGGTAACGGAGCAAATCTGCTGATGCATGACCGTGAGTGGACCGCAAATGCGCTGGAAGAAATTGTATCTGGTTTGCGGGAAAAAGGGTATGAAATTGTCGATCCGGGTTTAATAAGAACTGCGGATGAGTAA